The sequence TTGGAAACCGCGCAAGGTGCCAGTGGCACTCTCCCAGCGCGTGTCTTCGGACCGGATAAAACTCCCAACTTCCGAGTCACGAATTGCTTGCAAAAAGGCATCCAGCTCTTCACGAGTGCCTTCGGCCACCAATTCTACGCGTCTATCAAGCAAGTTTCGTACCGTTCCCGTAACTTCAAAACCA is a genomic window of Verrucomicrobiota bacterium containing:
- a CDS encoding acylphosphatase, with the translated sequence MQRKRVSVYYGGHVQGVGFRCAVKVLTTGFEVTGTVRNLLDRRVELVAEGTREELDAFLQAIRDSEVGSFIRSEDTRWESATGTLRGFQIIG